The sequence below is a genomic window from Arthrobacter sp. U41.
GCGTGGACGAGACCGAGGTCTACTCGTTCCTGCAGGCGCATTCGGGCAGCTGACGCTCCCTCAGCTGTGGCGGGTTTGGGCGGGACGCTCCCTCAGCTGTGGCGGGTTTGGCCGGGACGCTCCCTCAGCTGTGGCGGATTTGGGCGGGACGCTCCCTCAGTTTCTGCCCGGGTGGTCGGACTATATTGGCCGTGTCAGCTAATGGATTCGACGGCAGGAGCGCCCAGCCATGGCCAAGGAACTTGCAACCCAGCTCATCGAACAACTTCAAGCCGCCGGTGTGCAGCGCATCTACGGGATTGTTGGCGACAGCCTGAACCCGCTGGTCGACGCCGTCCGGAAAACGGGCGGTGCCGTCAAAGGCGGGATCGACTGGATTCATGTCCGCCATGAAGAGGCCGCCGCGTTCGCGGCGGCGGCGGAGGCCCAGCTGACCGGCCGTCTGGCGGTCTGCGCCGGCTCCTGCGGTCCAGGAAATCTGCACCTGATCAACGGGCTTTATGACGCCAACCGCTCCGGCGCCCCGGTGCTGGCCATTGCCTCGCATATCCCCAGCAAACAAATTGGCAGCAGCTTCTTCCAGGAGACGCATCCGGATCGGCTCTTCAACGAGTGTTCGGTGTATTCCGAGCTGATCAGCACCGCCGAACAGGCGCCCCGGGTCATGCACAGTGCGATCCAGCACGCCGTCGCCTTGCGGGGCGTCGCCGTCGTCACCCTCCCCGGTGACATTGCCGGACTGGAAGCGACGGCCGAGGCCCCTCTGCCGGCAGCGTTTGTGCCTGCCAGCCTGCTGCCGGCTGCACAGAGTGTCCGGGAACTGGCCGAGGCTATCAACGCTGCGGACAAAGTGGCGATCTTTGCCGGTGCCGGTGTCCAGGGCGCCCACGACGAGGTCATTGCCCTGGCGGAAGCCGTCAAAGCTCCGATCGGGCATTCGCTCCGCGGCAAAGACTTCATGCAGTATGACAACCCCTACGACATCGGCATGACCGGGCTGCTGGGCTACGGCGCCGCGGCCGAGGGGATCGAGGATGCGGACCTGCTGATCCTGCTCGGCACCGACTTCCCCTACGACCGGTTCCTCCCGGCAACCCGCACGGCGCAGGTGGACCGGGCTGCCCAGAAACTGGGCCGGCGGACCGACGTCGACGTCGCGGTCCACGGCGACGTGCTGCCGACCCTTGCGGCGCTGATGCCCTTGTTGAAGCCGAAGAAGAACCGCCGCTTCCTCGATGCGATGCTCAAGAAGCATGACCGGCTGATGAACAAAGCCGTCGGCGCCTACACGCGCAAAGTGGAAACGAAAGTGCCGATCCACCCCGAATATGCGGCATCGTTGCTGGACCAGACGGCGGCGAAGGACGCGATCTTTACCGCTGATACCGGCATGTGCAATGTCTGGACCGCCCGGTACATCAACCCGCTCGGCACCCGCCGGCTGATCGGCTCCTACCTGCACGGTTCCATGGCGAACGCGCTTCCGCATGCGATTGGCGCCCAGCTTGCCTACCCCGGGCGCCAGGTGGTGTCCGTATCGGGCGACGGCGGCTTGTCGATGCTGCTGGGGGAGCTGATTACGGTTGCCGCGCACCGGCTCCCGGTCAACGTGGTCGTATTCAATAACTCCACCCTGGGCATGGTCAAGCTGGAGATGCTGGTGGACGGGCTCCCGGACTTCGGCGTCGACGTGCCCGACGCCAACTATGCCGCGGTGGCCAGGGCCCTGGGATTCCACGCCGTCCGCGTCACGGACCCGACCCGGGTCGAGGCCGCCTACCGGGAAGCTTTCGCCCATCCGGGACCCTCCCTGGTGGAACTGATCACCGACCCTAACGCGCTCTCCCTCCCGCCGAAGATCAAAGGCGCCCAGGTCCTTGGGTTCGCCACGGCGATGTCCAGGGTGGTCCTCAACCGGGGAGCCGGTGAGGCCGTCAGCATGGCCCGCAGCAACCTCCGCAACATCCCGCGGCGCTGAGGACCCACTTCGACGTAGCCGGAAACTCCTCGGTTCGCGGGGACGTCGCTGCGAACGGGACGTCTTCCGGCGAACTGGACGGATGGTTCCAAATGAAGGGCAAATCGTGACCCCCGCGTGGTCGCGTTATTCCCGACCCGCTGGTTGACTGGCCGTAGGCGGATCACCGCCGTTTCCACCGTGACCGTTGAGCGGCCTTGGGGGCGCAATGAAACACAAGCCTTTGGCACGGCTTATTGCAGCGGCGGCGGCCACGGCGCTGGCATTGACGGCCTGCTCAGTCTCGCCGCCTGCGCTGTTGAAGGCCGGCGGCGTCGAA
It includes:
- a CDS encoding pyruvate dehydrogenase → MAKELATQLIEQLQAAGVQRIYGIVGDSLNPLVDAVRKTGGAVKGGIDWIHVRHEEAAAFAAAAEAQLTGRLAVCAGSCGPGNLHLINGLYDANRSGAPVLAIASHIPSKQIGSSFFQETHPDRLFNECSVYSELISTAEQAPRVMHSAIQHAVALRGVAVVTLPGDIAGLEATAEAPLPAAFVPASLLPAAQSVRELAEAINAADKVAIFAGAGVQGAHDEVIALAEAVKAPIGHSLRGKDFMQYDNPYDIGMTGLLGYGAAAEGIEDADLLILLGTDFPYDRFLPATRTAQVDRAAQKLGRRTDVDVAVHGDVLPTLAALMPLLKPKKNRRFLDAMLKKHDRLMNKAVGAYTRKVETKVPIHPEYAASLLDQTAAKDAIFTADTGMCNVWTARYINPLGTRRLIGSYLHGSMANALPHAIGAQLAYPGRQVVSVSGDGGLSMLLGELITVAAHRLPVNVVVFNNSTLGMVKLEMLVDGLPDFGVDVPDANYAAVARALGFHAVRVTDPTRVEAAYREAFAHPGPSLVELITDPNALSLPPKIKGAQVLGFATAMSRVVLNRGAGEAVSMARSNLRNIPRR